Proteins encoded by one window of Microbacterium testaceum:
- a CDS encoding aldo/keto reductase — MTVPSVQLNDGNTIPQLGYGVFLVPADDAERAVSEALEVGYRHIDTAAIYKNEEGVGRAIAASGIARDELFVTTKLWNDRHDGDEPLAAIDESLQKLQLDAVDLYLIHWPTPKNDNYVHAWQKMIEIREAGKARSIGVSNFLVPHLDRIVAETGVTPVVDQIELHPALSQREIAAWGAEHDMHIESWGPLGQGKYDLFELPAVKDAAEAHGKSPAQAVLRWHIQHGFIVFPKSVRRERLEENFDLFDFELTADEMAAIDAVDPGDGSGRVGTHPDDLN, encoded by the coding sequence ATGACCGTTCCTTCAGTTCAGCTCAACGACGGAAACACCATCCCCCAGCTCGGCTACGGCGTGTTCCTCGTGCCCGCCGACGACGCCGAGCGCGCCGTGTCCGAGGCGCTCGAGGTGGGCTACCGCCACATCGACACCGCCGCGATCTACAAGAACGAAGAGGGCGTCGGCCGCGCCATCGCCGCGAGCGGCATCGCGCGCGACGAGCTCTTCGTCACCACCAAGCTCTGGAACGACCGCCACGACGGCGACGAGCCGCTCGCCGCGATCGACGAGAGCCTCCAGAAGCTCCAGCTCGACGCCGTCGACCTGTACCTCATCCACTGGCCGACGCCGAAGAACGACAACTACGTCCACGCATGGCAGAAGATGATCGAGATCCGCGAGGCGGGCAAGGCCCGTTCCATCGGCGTCTCGAACTTCCTCGTCCCGCACCTCGACCGCATCGTGGCCGAGACCGGCGTGACCCCCGTGGTCGACCAGATCGAGCTGCACCCCGCCCTCAGCCAGCGCGAGATCGCGGCCTGGGGTGCCGAGCACGACATGCACATCGAGTCGTGGGGTCCGCTCGGGCAGGGCAAGTACGACCTGTTCGAGCTGCCCGCGGTGAAGGACGCCGCCGAGGCGCACGGCAAGTCGCCCGCTCAGGCGGTGCTGCGGTGGCACATCCAGCACGGCTTCATCGTGTTCCCCAAGTCGGTGCGCCGCGAGCGCCTCGAGGAGAACTTCGACCTGTTCGACTTCGAGCTCACCGCCGACGAGATGGCCGCGATCGACGCGGTCGATCCGGGCGACGGCTCGGGCCGCGTGGGCACGCACCCCGACGACCTCAACTGA